One region of Thiomonas intermedia genomic DNA includes:
- a CDS encoding LysR family transcriptional regulator: protein MRLTLRQMEVLVEIAHSRSATAAGDSLAMSQSAVSAALAELETQLGERVFDRVGKRLVLNDSGRLLLPRAMAILDQTRGIEALFSAGAAALRIGASSTVGNAILPGIMAAFCHEFPAAQFCLRVGNTQAIAEAVAQFEVDLGLVEGACHRDDLAIQPWLQDALVVVCAPGSPMAGREVTFDELRAARWLLREAGSGTRETVEALLLEHLHGFEQVMVLGSSESIRGAAMAGLGLACTPRRLVRDALERGHLVTVRSALPSMHRTLYIVHHQKKTFSQPLQRFLQFCQTWQDDSLPS from the coding sequence ATGCGACTCACCCTGCGGCAAATGGAAGTGCTGGTGGAAATTGCGCACAGCCGCAGCGCCACAGCGGCCGGAGACTCGCTCGCCATGTCGCAGTCGGCAGTCAGCGCAGCGCTGGCCGAGCTCGAAACGCAGCTGGGTGAGCGCGTGTTCGACCGGGTGGGCAAGCGCCTGGTCCTCAACGATTCCGGTCGACTGCTGCTTCCGCGGGCCATGGCCATCCTCGACCAGACGCGGGGCATCGAAGCGCTGTTCAGCGCGGGCGCCGCGGCCTTGCGCATTGGTGCCAGCAGTACCGTGGGCAACGCCATCCTGCCCGGAATCATGGCAGCGTTCTGCCACGAATTCCCGGCCGCGCAGTTTTGCCTGCGGGTGGGCAACACGCAGGCCATCGCGGAAGCCGTGGCCCAGTTCGAAGTCGATCTCGGCCTGGTCGAAGGTGCATGCCATCGCGACGATCTCGCCATTCAACCCTGGCTTCAGGATGCGCTGGTCGTGGTCTGCGCACCCGGCAGCCCCATGGCCGGACGCGAGGTCACTTTTGACGAGCTTCGAGCAGCCCGCTGGCTCTTGCGCGAAGCCGGCTCAGGCACACGCGAGACCGTAGAGGCGCTCCTGCTCGAACATCTGCATGGTTTCGAGCAGGTCATGGTGCTCGGCAGTTCCGAATCGATTCGCGGGGCAGCCATGGCTGGGCTGGGCCTCGCATGCACTCCGAGACGGCTGGTGCGCGACGCTCTTGAGCGCGGACATCTCGTGACCGTGCGAAGCGCCCTGCCCTCGATGCACCGCACGCTCTACATCGTTCACCACCAGAAAAAGACCTTCTCTCAACCCCTTCAGCGTTTCCTGCAGTTCTGCCAGACCTGGCAGGACGATTCGCTTCCATCCTGA
- the iscA gene encoding iron-sulfur cluster assembly protein IscA — protein MSVTLTERAAQQVQRHLAKRGAGLGVRLGVKTTGCSGMAYKLEFVDQATDQDLAFESHGVKILVDPKSLAYVDGTELDFVRQGLNEGFQFNNPNERDRCGCGESFRI, from the coding sequence ATGTCAGTCACCTTGACGGAACGCGCTGCCCAACAAGTGCAGCGCCATCTCGCCAAACGCGGTGCGGGGCTAGGCGTGCGCCTGGGGGTCAAGACCACGGGCTGCTCCGGCATGGCCTACAAGCTGGAGTTCGTGGATCAGGCCACCGACCAGGATCTGGCCTTTGAAAGTCATGGTGTCAAGATCCTGGTCGATCCCAAGAGTCTTGCCTATGTGGACGGTACCGAGCTCGACTTCGTCCGGCAAGGCTTGAACGAGGGTTTCCAGTTCAACAATCCGAACGAACGCGACCGCTGCGGCTGTGGCGAGTCGTTCAGGATCTGA
- a CDS encoding IscS subfamily cysteine desulfurase, translating into MSTTPHLPIYMDYAATTPVDPRVVDAMIPWLREHFGNPASRSHAWGWEAEAAVEKARAQVADLINADPKEIIWTSGATESNNLAIKGAAEFYQGKGKHIVTVKTEHKAVLDTVREMERRGFDATYLDVQANGLLDLEVFKAALRPDTILVSVMLVNNEIGVIQDIPEMGRICRERGIIFHVDAAQATGKMVIDLQAWPVDLMSLASHKTYGPKGIGALYVRRKPRVRLIPQMHGGGHERGLRSGTLPTHQIVGMGEAFRIAKAELGASIERARMLQQRLLDGLKDIEEVYVNGDLERRVPHNLNISFNYVEGESLIMAIKGIAVSSGSACTSASLEPSYVLRALGRSDELAHSSLRMTIGRYTTEEEIDSAVRQLRESVAKLRDLSPLWDMYKEGIDISTIQWAAH; encoded by the coding sequence ATGTCCACCACGCCCCATCTGCCCATTTATATGGACTACGCTGCGACCACGCCCGTGGATCCGCGCGTGGTCGACGCCATGATTCCCTGGCTGCGCGAGCATTTCGGCAATCCGGCGTCGCGCAGCCATGCCTGGGGCTGGGAAGCCGAGGCGGCGGTGGAAAAGGCCAGAGCTCAGGTGGCTGATCTGATCAACGCCGATCCCAAGGAAATCATCTGGACGTCCGGCGCCACCGAGTCGAACAACCTCGCCATCAAGGGGGCGGCGGAGTTCTACCAGGGCAAGGGCAAGCACATCGTCACCGTCAAGACCGAGCACAAGGCGGTGCTCGACACGGTGCGCGAAATGGAGCGGCGCGGCTTCGATGCCACCTATCTCGATGTGCAGGCCAACGGCCTGCTCGATCTGGAGGTTTTCAAGGCGGCGCTGCGGCCCGACACGATTCTGGTGTCGGTCATGCTGGTCAACAATGAGATCGGCGTGATTCAGGACATTCCCGAGATGGGCCGCATCTGCCGCGAGCGCGGCATCATCTTCCATGTCGATGCGGCGCAGGCCACCGGCAAGATGGTGATCGATCTGCAGGCCTGGCCAGTCGACCTGATGAGTCTGGCTTCGCACAAGACCTACGGCCCCAAGGGAATCGGTGCGCTCTATGTGCGGCGCAAGCCGCGCGTGCGGCTGATACCGCAGATGCACGGTGGCGGCCATGAGCGGGGGCTGCGTTCGGGCACTCTTCCCACGCATCAGATCGTGGGTATGGGAGAGGCCTTCCGCATTGCCAAGGCCGAACTCGGGGCGAGCATCGAGCGGGCCCGCATGCTGCAGCAGCGACTGCTCGACGGCCTCAAGGACATCGAGGAGGTCTATGTGAACGGCGACCTCGAGCGCCGCGTGCCGCACAACCTCAACATCAGCTTCAACTACGTCGAAGGCGAATCGCTGATCATGGCGATCAAGGGCATTGCGGTGTCCAGCGGCTCGGCCTGCACCTCGGCCAGTCTGGAGCCATCGTATGTGCTGCGCGCCCTGGGACGCAGCGACGAGCTGGCCCATTCCTCGCTGCGCATGACGATCGGCCGCTACACGACCGAAGAGGAAATCGATTCCGCCGTGCGCCAGCTGCGCGAGAGCGTGGCCAAGCTGCGCGACCTTTCGCCGCTTTGGGACATGTACAAGGAAGGCATCGACATCAGCACCATCCAGTGGGCTGCGCACTGA
- the hscA gene encoding Fe-S protein assembly chaperone HscA — MALLQISEPGQSPDPHQHRRAVGIDLGTTHSLVAAVRSATPECLPDDCGQVLLPSVVHYHADGRAEVGLRAREEQALDPANTLVSVKRFMGRSPRDLPASALAHYRIADDARVVRFETAAGEITPVQVSADILRVLRWRAEDTLGGELIGAVITVPAYFDDAQRQATKDAAQLAGLHVLRLINEPTAAALAYGLDHGIEGLYVIYDLGGGTFDLSVLRLTKGVFEVVATSGDTALGGDDFDLRLETLMRQQAAEPELSASQQRQWRMAARQAKEALSEAEVVPYTVALPDGSHHTGTLQRADFEQASADLVQRTLALLRRALNDAQVSVADVQGVVLVGGATRMPMIRGAVERVMGKAPLTDLDPDQVVALGAAIQAHALAGNAGADDVLLLDVIALSLGIETMGGLVEHILPRNSTIPQARSQDFTTFRDGQTAMAIHVVQGERELVSDCRSLARFELRGIPPMVAGAARIRVTFAVDADGLLEVSAQELTTGVQAQVQVRPAYGLDDAQIAQMLQDSVAHAQGDRDARMLQEARVDAQALLAATRTAMQFDRDLLSDEEAAQIHAGMAALARAEQGGDIEPIRQTTEALSRQTDAFAERRMNRSIQRALAGQSVDRIAQLTDTPSNTTP; from the coding sequence ATGGCCTTGTTGCAAATCTCCGAACCCGGACAATCCCCCGACCCGCACCAGCACCGCCGTGCCGTGGGCATCGATCTGGGGACGACGCATTCCCTCGTCGCCGCCGTGCGCAGCGCGACGCCAGAATGTCTGCCCGATGATTGCGGGCAGGTGCTGCTGCCCTCCGTGGTGCACTATCACGCTGATGGCCGTGCCGAAGTGGGCCTTCGCGCGCGCGAAGAGCAGGCGCTCGATCCGGCCAACACCCTGGTTTCGGTGAAGCGCTTCATGGGACGGAGCCCGCGCGACCTGCCGGCTTCCGCGCTGGCGCATTACCGTATCGCCGACGACGCGCGGGTCGTGCGCTTCGAGACAGCGGCGGGCGAGATCACGCCAGTCCAGGTATCGGCCGACATCCTGCGCGTCCTGCGCTGGCGCGCCGAAGACACGCTGGGTGGGGAGCTGATCGGCGCGGTGATCACCGTGCCGGCCTATTTCGACGATGCGCAGCGTCAGGCGACCAAAGACGCCGCGCAGCTCGCGGGTCTGCATGTGCTGCGCCTGATCAACGAGCCCACCGCAGCGGCGCTGGCCTACGGGCTCGATCATGGCATCGAAGGCCTGTATGTCATTTATGACCTCGGCGGCGGCACTTTCGATCTTTCCGTGCTGCGGCTGACCAAGGGCGTTTTCGAGGTCGTCGCCACCAGCGGCGACACGGCGCTCGGGGGGGACGATTTCGACCTTCGCCTCGAAACGCTGATGCGGCAACAGGCCGCAGAGCCCGAGTTGTCTGCAAGCCAGCAGCGGCAGTGGCGCATGGCCGCCCGTCAGGCTAAAGAAGCCTTGAGCGAGGCCGAAGTCGTTCCGTACACCGTTGCGCTGCCCGATGGATCGCATCACACCGGCACCCTGCAACGCGCGGATTTCGAGCAGGCCAGCGCCGATCTCGTGCAACGCACCCTTGCCCTGCTGCGCCGCGCCCTGAACGATGCGCAGGTGAGCGTGGCTGATGTGCAGGGCGTGGTACTCGTGGGAGGTGCCACGCGCATGCCCATGATTCGCGGTGCGGTCGAACGCGTCATGGGCAAAGCGCCCCTGACCGACCTCGACCCCGATCAGGTGGTGGCACTCGGTGCCGCCATTCAGGCCCATGCGTTGGCGGGCAATGCCGGGGCCGACGATGTGCTGCTGCTCGACGTCATCGCCCTGTCGCTCGGCATCGAGACCATGGGCGGACTGGTCGAGCACATCCTGCCGCGCAACAGCACCATTCCCCAGGCACGCTCGCAAGACTTCACCACCTTTCGCGACGGGCAGACCGCCATGGCCATTCATGTGGTGCAGGGCGAGCGCGAATTGGTGAGCGACTGCCGCTCGCTGGCGCGTTTCGAGCTGCGCGGCATTCCGCCCATGGTGGCAGGCGCTGCGCGCATCCGCGTGACCTTTGCCGTCGATGCCGACGGCCTGCTCGAAGTCAGCGCGCAGGAACTCACGACCGGCGTGCAGGCCCAGGTGCAGGTCAGGCCCGCCTATGGTCTGGATGACGCGCAGATCGCACAGATGCTGCAAGACAGCGTGGCCCACGCCCAGGGCGACCGCGACGCGCGGATGCTGCAGGAAGCGCGGGTGGATGCACAGGCCTTGTTGGCCGCGACGCGAACCGCCATGCAGTTCGACCGCGACCTGCTGTCGGACGAGGAGGCTGCGCAGATTCACGCCGGCATGGCGGCCCTGGCGCGAGCCGAGCAGGGCGGCGACATCGAGCCGATCCGCCAGACCACCGAAGCGCTGAGCCGGCAGACCGATGCGTTTGCGGAACGCCGTATGAATCGCAGCATTCAGCGCGCGCTGGCGGGGCAGTCCGTCGACCGCATCGCGCAACTCACCGACACGCCTTCGAATACAACGCCCTGA
- a CDS encoding TRAP transporter large permease, translating into MIAFLIANIAPIMFVALVLFLLVGFPVAFSLAACGLLFGFIGVELGLMPQALLEAIPLRIIGIMQNDTLLAIPFFTFMGLLLERSGMAEDLLETIGQLFGPIRGGLAIAVILVGALLAATTGVVAASVISMGLISLPIMLRYGYDRRLASGVIAASGTLAQIIPPSLVLIVMADQLGRSVGDMYKGAFIPGFVLTGLYLSYVIGVSLLKPQWAPALPPEARTIREPNGDSGLRSLTVLFGVVLISSIVLAKNYDALLSWRAGHEVTAALDETIVVAMTFGVIFSLVLSLLNRAFRLNLLSQMAERVTFALVPPLTLIFLVLGTIFLGVATPTEGGAMGAVGALIMAFGRKRLNASLLKQALNTTAKLSTFVLFILIGSTVFNLVFQGLDGRVWVEHLLTSLPGGVLGFLIVVNILVFVLAFFLDFFELAFIIIPLLGPVAEKLGIDLIWFGVLLAVNMQTSFMHPPFGFALFYLRSVAAKDDYTDKETGKRIARVTTGQIYWGAVPFVIIQIIMVALVIAFPGLVTSGLGHHKTVDIDKVQIVGPSDDSSYESIAPPSFGGSEATPADGASAPAAAEEDPAAAVMRSLQADQPASAASK; encoded by the coding sequence ATGATCGCCTTCCTCATTGCCAATATCGCGCCCATCATGTTCGTGGCGCTGGTGCTGTTCCTGCTGGTGGGTTTCCCGGTCGCCTTCAGCCTGGCGGCCTGCGGTCTGCTGTTCGGCTTCATTGGCGTGGAACTGGGGCTGATGCCGCAGGCGCTGCTCGAAGCCATTCCGCTGCGCATCATCGGCATCATGCAGAACGACACGCTGCTGGCCATCCCCTTCTTCACCTTCATGGGGCTGCTGCTTGAACGCAGCGGCATGGCCGAAGACTTGCTGGAGACCATTGGCCAATTGTTCGGCCCGATCCGCGGCGGCCTGGCCATTGCGGTGATTCTGGTGGGCGCGCTGCTGGCGGCGACCACTGGCGTGGTGGCGGCTTCGGTCATCTCGATGGGCCTGATCTCGCTGCCCATCATGCTGCGCTACGGCTACGACCGCCGTCTGGCGTCGGGCGTGATCGCGGCGTCGGGCACACTGGCGCAGATCATTCCGCCCTCGCTGGTGCTCATCGTCATGGCCGACCAGCTCGGCCGAAGCGTGGGCGACATGTACAAGGGTGCGTTCATCCCGGGCTTCGTGCTCACCGGGCTGTATCTGTCCTACGTCATCGGCGTTTCGCTGCTCAAGCCGCAATGGGCACCAGCACTCCCGCCCGAGGCCCGCACCATCCGTGAGCCCAATGGCGACAGCGGCCTGCGTTCGCTGACCGTGCTGTTCGGCGTGGTGCTGATCTCGAGCATCGTGCTGGCCAAGAACTACGACGCGCTGCTGAGCTGGCGTGCGGGCCACGAGGTCACGGCAGCCCTGGATGAGACCATCGTCGTGGCCATGACCTTCGGCGTGATTTTTTCGCTGGTGCTCTCGCTGCTCAACCGCGCCTTCAGGCTCAATCTGTTGTCGCAGATGGCCGAGCGGGTGACCTTTGCGCTGGTGCCGCCGCTGACGCTGATCTTCCTCGTGCTGGGCACCATTTTTCTCGGCGTCGCCACGCCGACCGAAGGTGGCGCGATGGGAGCCGTCGGCGCCTTGATCATGGCGTTTGGCCGCAAGCGGCTCAATGCAAGCCTGCTCAAGCAAGCCCTCAACACCACAGCCAAGCTTTCCACCTTCGTGCTGTTCATTCTCATCGGCTCCACAGTGTTCAACCTGGTGTTCCAGGGGCTCGATGGCCGCGTCTGGGTGGAGCATTTGCTCACCAGTCTGCCTGGCGGGGTGCTGGGCTTCCTCATCGTGGTGAACATCCTGGTGTTCGTGCTGGCGTTCTTTCTCGATTTCTTCGAGCTGGCGTTCATCATCATTCCGCTGCTTGGGCCCGTGGCGGAAAAGCTGGGCATCGACCTGATCTGGTTCGGCGTGCTGCTCGCCGTCAACATGCAGACTTCGTTCATGCACCCGCCCTTCGGCTTTGCGCTGTTCTACCTGCGCAGCGTCGCCGCCAAGGATGATTACACCGACAAGGAGACCGGCAAACGCATCGCCCGCGTCACCACAGGGCAGATCTACTGGGGTGCGGTGCCCTTCGTGATCATCCAGATCATCATGGTGGCCCTGGTCATTGCCTTCCCGGGTCTGGTCACCAGTGGCCTGGGCCATCACAAGACGGTGGATATCGACAAGGTGCAGATCGTCGGCCCGTCCGATGACAGCAGCTATGAATCCATCGCCCCGCCGAGCTTCGGTGGCTCGGAGGCTACCCCGGCCGACGGCGCCAGCGCCCCTGCCGCGGCCGAGGAAGATCCGGCCGCCGCGGTGATGCGCTCGCTGCAGGCCGATCAGCCGGCCAGTGCGGCGTCGAAATAG
- the hscB gene encoding Fe-S protein assembly co-chaperone HscB: MDFTQSYFALFGLPETYGLDPVQLERARLAVQSQVHPDRFAAGTDRDKRLAMQWAAQANAAYLTLKNPVQRATYLCERRGVPIQAESNTAMPADFLMQQMAWREALDDLRDAADVAGLQALQAEVLAQRAERLGVVRQALDEENAPNRAAEQVRALLFLDRFAEELRRTAERLAPQTV; the protein is encoded by the coding sequence ATGGATTTCACCCAGTCGTACTTTGCGCTGTTTGGCCTGCCCGAGACCTATGGGCTCGACCCAGTGCAATTGGAGCGGGCGCGGTTGGCGGTGCAGTCGCAGGTGCATCCCGACCGATTCGCCGCCGGCACCGATCGTGACAAGCGCCTGGCCATGCAATGGGCGGCGCAAGCCAATGCGGCCTACCTCACCCTCAAGAACCCGGTACAGCGGGCCACCTATCTGTGCGAGCGGCGAGGGGTGCCAATTCAGGCGGAGAGCAACACCGCCATGCCCGCTGATTTTCTGATGCAGCAAATGGCCTGGCGCGAAGCGCTGGACGACCTGCGCGACGCAGCCGATGTCGCCGGGCTTCAGGCCTTGCAGGCCGAAGTGCTGGCCCAGCGGGCTGAGCGTCTCGGGGTCGTGCGTCAGGCGCTCGATGAGGAGAACGCCCCGAATCGGGCGGCCGAGCAGGTGCGCGCACTGCTCTTTCTCGACCGTTTTGCAGAGGAACTGCGGCGGACCGCCGAGCGCCTGGCGCCACAAACCGTTTGA
- a CDS encoding TRAP transporter small permease subunit: MNALLALSRGIDWLNERVGRLALWLILGSAIISALNAVVRKAFDYSSNAFLEIQWYLFAAVFLLAAGYTFLHNEHVRIDVLSSKLSPRGRNWIDIIGIVFFLFPFVVETVRLSLPTVINAVVSGEMSSNAGGLIRWPVYILVPIGFSLLGLQGVSELIKRVAFLRGLIDDPMVRKNEKTAEEELAEFVLAQKQKEAQ; encoded by the coding sequence TTGAACGCCTTACTTGCCCTATCCCGCGGGATCGACTGGCTCAACGAGCGCGTGGGCCGCCTGGCCCTCTGGCTCATTCTCGGCTCTGCCATCATCAGCGCCCTCAACGCCGTGGTCCGCAAAGCCTTCGACTACAGCTCGAACGCCTTTCTGGAAATCCAGTGGTATCTATTCGCGGCCGTTTTTCTCCTGGCGGCCGGTTATACGTTTCTGCACAACGAGCATGTGCGCATCGACGTGCTGTCCAGCAAACTCTCGCCGCGTGGACGCAACTGGATCGACATCATCGGCATCGTGTTTTTCCTGTTTCCGTTCGTGGTTGAGACGGTGCGGCTGTCGCTGCCCACGGTAATCAACGCCGTCGTCTCGGGCGAGATGTCGAGCAATGCCGGCGGTCTGATCCGCTGGCCGGTCTACATCCTGGTGCCGATCGGGTTCTCCTTGCTCGGGCTGCAGGGCGTGTCGGAGCTGATCAAGCGGGTGGCCTTTCTGCGTGGGCTCATCGACGATCCCATGGTGAGAAAGAACGAGAAGACCGCCGAAGAAGAGCTTGCCGAGTTCGTCCTGGCGCAGAAGCAGAAGGAGGCCCAGTAA
- a CDS encoding SCO family protein — protein MYRLSLAGLALTLALAGCAPQEQQQKWAMDYIGPKIMLPLQFTNITSSSGQPESSKDFLGKVVVLYFGYTHCPDVCPTTMAHLARAEQLLGPRAKDVQVIFVTVDPKRDTPKVLDAYVHAFMSSAIGLSGTVAQTKTLADRYHVNYSYGKPDAHGNYVVNHSAAIYVFGPHGKGRLIGTELTPPEGIAHDVRQLLADANESWWQKLV, from the coding sequence TTGTACCGTTTGTCATTGGCAGGGCTGGCTTTGACGCTGGCCCTGGCGGGCTGTGCCCCGCAGGAGCAGCAGCAGAAGTGGGCGATGGACTACATCGGGCCGAAAATCATGCTGCCGCTGCAGTTCACGAACATCACATCGAGCAGCGGCCAGCCCGAGTCTTCCAAGGACTTTCTCGGCAAGGTGGTGGTGCTGTATTTCGGCTACACGCACTGCCCGGACGTCTGCCCGACCACGATGGCGCATCTGGCCCGGGCCGAGCAGTTGCTGGGGCCTCGGGCCAAGGATGTGCAGGTGATCTTCGTGACCGTCGATCCCAAGCGCGACACGCCCAAGGTGCTCGACGCCTATGTGCATGCCTTCATGTCCAGTGCCATCGGGCTCAGTGGCACGGTGGCGCAGACCAAGACCCTGGCCGATCGCTACCACGTCAACTATTCCTACGGCAAGCCCGACGCGCATGGCAACTATGTGGTCAATCACAGTGCCGCGATCTATGTGTTCGGGCCGCACGGCAAGGGCCGTCTGATCGGCACCGAACTCACGCCGCCAGAAGGCATCGCCCATGACGTGCGCCAGCTTCTGGCCGACGCCAACGAGAGCTGGTGGCAGAAGCTGGTTTGA
- a CDS encoding SCO family protein: MTLTSPLSRSRRLLLLSALALSLAACGHHDQTWQLNNITGVMPNLDFQLTNDLGQKVTAENYKGKIVLLYFGYTHCPDVCPTTMQLMSNVVQQLGPEGKDVRILFVSVDPKRDSNTILKAYTQAFSPNAIGLTGSMKQIDAITRRYRVAFSYGKPDAQGNYVVDHSAGVYIFGPNGRIRLLASDTNPPSAFVHDLKQLIADEA; this comes from the coding sequence ATGACGCTGACCTCTCCCCTGTCCCGGTCCCGCCGCCTCCTTCTTCTGAGCGCGCTGGCCTTGTCTCTGGCTGCCTGCGGACACCACGATCAGACCTGGCAGCTCAACAACATCACCGGTGTGATGCCCAATCTGGATTTTCAACTGACCAACGACCTGGGTCAGAAGGTGACGGCGGAGAACTACAAAGGCAAGATCGTCCTGCTCTATTTCGGCTACACCCACTGCCCGGACGTCTGCCCAACCACCATGCAGCTGATGTCCAACGTTGTCCAGCAGCTCGGCCCCGAAGGCAAGGACGTACGCATTTTGTTCGTCAGCGTGGACCCCAAGCGTGATAGCAACACGATTCTCAAGGCTTACACCCAGGCCTTCAGCCCGAACGCGATCGGTCTGACCGGCAGCATGAAGCAGATCGACGCCATCACCCGCCGCTATCGCGTGGCGTTCAGCTATGGCAAGCCCGATGCGCAGGGCAACTATGTGGTCGATCACAGCGCCGGGGTGTATATCTTCGGCCCCAACGGACGTATCCGTCTGCTGGCCTCCGACACCAACCCACCGTCGGCCTTCGTTCACGATCTCAAGCAACTGATCGCCGACGAAGCCTGA
- the iscR gene encoding Fe-S cluster assembly transcriptional regulator IscR yields MRLTTKGRFAVTAMIDVAMRQHLGPVTLAGISQRQHISLSYLEQLFGKLRRHELVDSVRGPGGGYTLSRKSEEISIADIIIAVDEPLDATQCGGKENCHGEDSGPCMTHDLWAQLNAKMVEFLDSVNLKGLVEQNLAKGVTVEEVAVARKPVSPLPVTAKPIKVKAPNSVFNLAQTLG; encoded by the coding sequence ATGCGACTGACAACCAAAGGACGTTTTGCCGTAACCGCCATGATCGACGTGGCCATGCGTCAGCATCTGGGTCCCGTGACTCTGGCCGGCATCAGCCAGCGCCAGCATATTTCCCTTTCCTACCTCGAACAGTTGTTCGGCAAGCTGCGCCGCCACGAACTGGTCGACTCCGTTCGCGGTCCTGGCGGCGGCTACACGCTGTCGCGCAAGTCGGAGGAGATCAGCATCGCCGACATCATCATTGCCGTGGACGAGCCGCTCGACGCAACTCAGTGCGGCGGCAAGGAAAACTGTCATGGAGAAGACAGCGGCCCCTGCATGACGCACGATCTCTGGGCGCAACTCAACGCCAAGATGGTGGAGTTTCTCGACTCGGTCAATCTGAAGGGCCTGGTGGAGCAGAACCTGGCCAAGGGTGTCACGGTGGAAGAGGTTGCCGTGGCGCGCAAGCCGGTGTCGCCGCTGCCGGTGACGGCCAAGCCGATCAAGGTCAAGGCGCCCAATTCGGTCTTCAACCTCGCCCAGACCCTGGGCTGA
- the selD gene encoding selenide, water dikinase SelD, whose product MTSVPTAPVVPRLTSLSHGGGCGCKIAPNVLSEILKKHAPMLPRPEALLVGTESSDDAAVYLLNPEQALIATTDFFMPIVDDPFDFGRIAATNALSDVYAMGGTPIMALALVGMPIGVLPLDIVSAILRGGESVCAQAGIPIAGGHSIDSVEPIYGLVAMGLAHPGHIRRNDSARAGDAIVLGKPLGVGIQSAALKKEALDAEGYARMMASTTQLNTPGKHLAGLAGVHAMTDVTGFGLLGHLLEVCRGSQLRARLNFSDVPIIQGVVELAAAGMITGASGRNWASYGAEVALAPGLPALAQTLLTDPQTSGGLLVACAPERVDEVLGTFRDEGFAQAAVIGTLEPGVAGIDVR is encoded by the coding sequence ATGACCTCCGTTCCCACCGCCCCGGTTGTTCCCCGCCTCACGTCGCTGTCGCACGGCGGCGGCTGCGGCTGCAAGATCGCCCCCAACGTCCTGTCCGAAATTCTCAAGAAGCACGCGCCTATGCTGCCGCGCCCCGAGGCGCTGCTGGTGGGCACGGAATCCTCCGACGACGCGGCGGTCTATCTGCTGAATCCCGAGCAGGCGCTCATCGCCACCACCGATTTCTTCATGCCCATCGTGGACGACCCCTTCGACTTCGGACGGATTGCCGCGACCAACGCCCTCTCGGATGTCTACGCGATGGGGGGCACGCCCATCATGGCGCTGGCGCTCGTGGGCATGCCCATTGGCGTCTTGCCCCTCGATATCGTCTCGGCGATCCTGCGCGGAGGCGAATCGGTGTGCGCGCAAGCCGGCATTCCCATCGCGGGCGGCCACAGCATCGACTCGGTCGAACCCATCTACGGTCTGGTTGCCATGGGCCTGGCCCATCCTGGCCATATCCGCCGTAACGACAGCGCGCGAGCCGGTGACGCCATCGTGCTGGGCAAGCCGCTCGGCGTGGGCATCCAGTCGGCCGCACTCAAAAAAGAGGCGCTCGACGCCGAAGGCTACGCCCGCATGATGGCCAGCACCACACAGCTCAACACCCCCGGCAAGCATCTTGCGGGGCTTGCCGGGGTGCACGCCATGACCGACGTCACCGGATTCGGTCTCCTGGGCCATCTGCTGGAAGTGTGCCGCGGCTCGCAGTTGAGAGCGCGTCTGAACTTCTCCGACGTGCCCATCATTCAGGGCGTCGTCGAACTGGCCGCGGCGGGCATGATCACCGGAGCATCGGGCCGCAACTGGGCAAGCTATGGCGCCGAAGTCGCGCTCGCGCCGGGTCTGCCCGCCCTGGCCCAGACCTTGTTGACCGACCCGCAGACCTCCGGGGGCCTTCTCGTTGCATGCGCCCCCGAACGCGTCGACGAGGTGCTGGGCACCTTCAGGGATGAAGGCTTTGCGCAGGCCGCCGTCATCGGCACGCTGGAGCCGGGCGTGGCGGGCATCGACGTTCGCTGA
- the iscU gene encoding Fe-S cluster assembly scaffold IscU encodes MAYSDKVVDHYENPRNVGSFAKDDPQVGTGMVGAPACGDVMKLQIRVNDHGVIEDARFKTYGCGSAIASSSLVTEWVKGKTLDQALEIRNSQIAEELALPPVKIHCSILAEDAIKAAVSDYQQRHGQAAVQQPRAEQAQPA; translated from the coding sequence ATGGCTTACAGCGACAAAGTGGTAGATCACTATGAAAACCCGCGCAACGTGGGCTCCTTCGCCAAGGACGATCCGCAGGTTGGCACCGGCATGGTGGGTGCCCCGGCCTGTGGCGACGTGATGAAGCTGCAGATCCGTGTCAACGATCACGGCGTGATTGAAGATGCGCGGTTCAAGACCTATGGCTGCGGCTCGGCCATTGCCTCGTCTTCCCTGGTGACCGAATGGGTCAAGGGCAAGACGCTGGATCAGGCGCTCGAAATCCGCAACAGCCAGATCGCCGAGGAGTTGGCGCTCCCGCCGGTCAAGATCCATTGCTCGATCCTGGCCGAAGACGCCATCAAGGCGGCGGTCAGCGATTACCAGCAGCGTCACGGTCAGGCCGCTGTGCAACAGCCGCGGGCCGAACAGGCCCAGCCGGCTTGA